A window of the Dyadobacter pollutisoli genome harbors these coding sequences:
- a CDS encoding proton-conducting transporter transmembrane domain-containing protein produces MISLIPFLVLLPVIGFLVSVLISSKKENLISRVTFSTVGLHMVATMFFLAYWILHDHPVLDKKDILLFKSPGYEIFIDFYFDKITATYLFVGAFLTFLIVLYSRDYLHREKGYKRFFNTILFFYVGYNLVIFSGNLETLFVGWEILGISSFLLIAFYRERYLPVKNAVKVFSIYRIADVGLILAIWASHHLWHENITFLKLGNYEVVHEHLQSRSLLGIFISLMILITASVKSAQLPFSPWLPRAMEGPTPSSAIFYGSLSVHLGVFLLLRTFMFWEHQLSVRILIGLVGFTTTAIATGIARVQSSVKSQIAYASIAQIGLIFIEVAAGFENLAMVHFAGNAFLRTYQLLVSPSVVSYLIREQFYNFSPRVKSIEDSFPKKLQYTFYILCIKEWNLDSFLYRFLWNPLKMLSGRLNFLTFIRAILIFLPAYLIGLFCVYHKEIISQNISAYLPFTFSLIGLIMVLKSFTERLRTRMSWLLVIMNHFGVALAISFNENFSFDQIHLYLSGVVVSGVVGYLVLNKLKSIENNIGLDQFHGHSYKHPGMALIFLLCCLGLSGFPITPTFIGEDVILSHIHENQIILASFTALSLIIDGLAIIRIYALVFLGPHAKSIDEMAYRSS; encoded by the coding sequence ATGATATCTCTGATTCCGTTTTTAGTTCTTCTTCCGGTCATTGGATTTCTGGTCAGTGTTCTGATTTCCAGTAAAAAGGAGAACCTTATTTCCCGGGTCACCTTTTCCACGGTCGGTCTACATATGGTCGCGACGATGTTTTTCCTGGCGTATTGGATTTTGCATGATCATCCCGTTTTAGACAAAAAGGATATCCTGCTTTTCAAATCGCCGGGATACGAGATTTTCATTGATTTCTATTTTGATAAAATAACCGCTACCTACCTCTTTGTAGGCGCATTCCTTACCTTCCTGATCGTACTTTACAGTCGCGATTACCTTCACAGGGAAAAAGGTTACAAGCGTTTTTTCAATACCATTCTTTTCTTTTATGTGGGGTACAACCTGGTTATTTTTTCAGGTAATCTCGAAACGCTGTTTGTAGGCTGGGAAATTCTGGGTATTTCCTCATTCCTGCTCATTGCTTTTTATCGTGAAAGATATTTGCCGGTAAAGAATGCAGTCAAGGTGTTTTCGATCTACCGGATCGCTGACGTCGGCCTGATCCTCGCCATATGGGCGAGCCACCATTTGTGGCACGAAAACATTACTTTTCTCAAACTGGGAAACTATGAGGTAGTGCACGAACATTTGCAATCACGTAGCCTTCTCGGAATATTTATCTCGCTAATGATCTTGATCACGGCATCTGTCAAGTCAGCGCAACTACCGTTTTCTCCCTGGCTGCCCCGTGCGATGGAAGGCCCTACCCCATCCAGTGCTATTTTTTATGGATCACTTTCGGTACACCTTGGTGTTTTCCTTTTGCTGAGAACATTCATGTTTTGGGAACATCAGTTGTCAGTCAGGATATTAATCGGGCTGGTTGGGTTTACCACTACGGCTATCGCCACTGGAATTGCCCGGGTACAGTCGTCCGTGAAAAGTCAGATCGCCTATGCTTCCATTGCGCAGATCGGGCTGATATTTATTGAAGTAGCCGCAGGATTTGAAAACCTGGCGATGGTCCATTTTGCCGGAAATGCTTTTTTAAGAACCTATCAATTGCTCGTTTCACCATCAGTAGTGAGTTATCTGATCCGCGAGCAGTTCTATAATTTCTCGCCGCGGGTCAAATCCATTGAAGATTCTTTCCCGAAAAAACTGCAATACACCTTTTACATTTTATGTATCAAAGAATGGAACCTGGATTCGTTTTTGTACCGTTTTTTGTGGAACCCGCTCAAAATGCTGAGCGGCCGTCTCAACTTCCTGACATTCATCCGCGCGATACTGATCTTCCTTCCTGCGTACCTGATTGGATTGTTCTGTGTTTATCACAAAGAAATAATTTCGCAAAATATAAGCGCTTACCTGCCCTTTACCTTTTCCCTGATCGGTTTGATAATGGTACTGAAATCATTCACGGAAAGGTTAAGGACGCGGATGAGTTGGTTACTGGTGATAATGAACCATTTTGGGGTTGCCCTGGCAATTTCCTTTAATGAGAATTTCAGTTTTGACCAGATCCATCTTTATCTGAGTGGTGTGGTAGTTTCCGGCGTCGTTGGTTACCTCGTTCTCAACAAATTAAAATCTATTGAGAACAACATTGGGCTCGACCAGTTTCACGGCCATTCTTACAAACACCCTGGTATGGCGCTTATTTTTTTGCTTTGCTGCCTGGGTCTCTCAGGCTTCCCGATAACCCCTACATTCATTGGAGAAGACGTTATTCTCAGTCATATCCACGAAAATCAAATCATTCTGGCATCATTTACCGCGTTAAGCCTCATCATCGACGGTCTCGCTATCATTCGCATTTATGCGCTTGTATTCCTGGGACCGCATGCGAAATCCATTGATGAAATGGCTTACCGATCTTCTTAA
- a CDS encoding nucleotidyltransferase family protein, which produces MEMLSAYAIIILAAGNSSRLGEPKQLLKYQNKTLIRHITEAAAETVGSNVIVVTGSNAELIQNEIDGLSFQLAHNADWQEGMASSIVTGVSKLITLNPQCQGAVIAVSDQPFVTSSLFRDLIQSNIQNGSGIVASSYDQTVGTPVFFSSSYFPQLLQLTGVEGAKKLIKRFESDVTTISFPLGSIDIDTQEDYGNLLSLS; this is translated from the coding sequence ATGGAAATGTTATCCGCATATGCCATTATTATCCTTGCAGCGGGTAATTCTTCGCGGCTGGGCGAACCAAAACAGCTTCTAAAATATCAGAACAAAACCCTGATCCGGCACATTACCGAGGCAGCGGCTGAGACGGTCGGCAGCAATGTGATCGTGGTGACAGGCTCAAATGCCGAGCTGATTCAAAACGAAATCGACGGCTTATCATTCCAGCTGGCACACAATGCCGATTGGCAGGAAGGAATGGCTTCTTCCATTGTCACGGGCGTTTCAAAACTCATTACATTAAATCCCCAATGCCAGGGTGCGGTCATTGCGGTAAGCGATCAGCCCTTTGTTACCTCTTCCCTATTCCGCGATCTTATTCAAAGTAACATTCAAAACGGTTCCGGGATTGTGGCTTCTTCCTACGACCAAACCGTGGGCACGCCTGTATTTTTTTCCTCCTCTTACTTTCCCCAATTATTGCAGTTGACGGGAGTAGAAGGCGCGAAAAAGCTGATCAAACGATTCGAAAGTGACGTTACTACCATTTCTTTTCCACTGGGTAGCATTGATATCGACACTCAGGAAGACTACGGAAATTTACTCTCACTCAGCTAA
- a CDS encoding peroxiredoxin has product MSLRLGDIAPDFEANTTQGTIKFHEWLGDSWGLLFSHPADFTPVCTTELGKTALLKGEFEKRNVKVLAVSVDDIDSHHRWIPDINEVNNTEVNFPIIADEGRKVAQLYDMIHPNASEKATVRSVFIVGPDKKIKLTLTYPASTGRNFNEILRVVDSLQLTANYSVATPADWKDGEDVIVVPAVSTEDAQKKFTKGLNIVKPYLRYTPQPNK; this is encoded by the coding sequence ATGTCACTTCGACTTGGAGATATTGCACCGGATTTCGAGGCAAATACCACACAGGGAACCATTAAATTTCATGAATGGCTGGGAGACAGCTGGGGCTTGCTTTTTTCTCACCCTGCCGACTTTACTCCGGTATGTACGACTGAATTGGGTAAGACTGCTCTTTTGAAAGGAGAGTTTGAAAAACGCAATGTAAAGGTACTTGCAGTGAGCGTGGACGATATTGATTCACACCACCGTTGGATTCCGGACATTAATGAGGTAAATAATACAGAAGTTAACTTTCCGATCATCGCCGACGAGGGCCGCAAAGTTGCTCAGCTATATGACATGATCCACCCGAATGCGAGCGAAAAAGCAACGGTTCGCTCAGTATTTATCGTTGGTCCGGACAAAAAAATCAAATTGACATTGACTTACCCTGCTTCAACAGGACGTAATTTCAATGAAATCCTGCGTGTGGTAGACTCACTTCAACTGACTGCCAACTATTCAGTAGCAACTCCGGCTGACTGGAAAGATGGCGAAGATGTGATCGTGGTTCCTGCTGTGAGCACGGAAGATGCGCAAAAGAAATTTACAAAAGGCCTCAACATTGTGAAGCCATACCTCCGCTACACGCCTCAGCCCAACAAGTAG
- a CDS encoding ABC transporter ATP-binding protein has translation MIHLDGISFGYSKHHQLFENLTLNLESGHIYGLLGKNGAGKSSLLRNMVGLLYPLNGKIEVAGYEPRRRQPAFLQDVFFIPEEIYLPSVTVDKYLDMFAPFYPKFDEKQFRGYIAELDIPEKNKLTGMSYGQKKKVLIAFALATNTRVLIMDEPTNGLDIPSKSQFRKLVSSVLDKDRLILISTHQVRDLDNLIDSIIILEDSQILLQHSLDVVTERLCFGTLSNVEFDNRVLYSEPSLRGYKAVFENSEQEDSRVDLEYLFNAVMENPERIRKIFNSKS, from the coding sequence ATGATCCACCTCGACGGTATTTCTTTTGGATATAGTAAGCATCACCAATTGTTTGAAAACCTGACGCTGAACCTGGAATCTGGTCACATCTATGGTTTGCTTGGCAAAAATGGGGCGGGTAAATCCAGTCTATTGCGCAATATGGTCGGGCTGTTATATCCATTGAATGGCAAAATCGAAGTGGCGGGGTATGAGCCGCGCAGACGGCAACCTGCCTTCTTACAGGATGTGTTTTTTATCCCGGAAGAAATTTACCTGCCGTCGGTAACAGTAGACAAGTACCTGGATATGTTCGCGCCGTTTTATCCGAAATTCGATGAAAAACAATTCAGAGGATACATTGCAGAGCTGGACATTCCTGAAAAGAACAAGCTTACGGGCATGTCGTACGGACAGAAGAAAAAGGTGCTGATCGCGTTCGCGCTTGCGACCAATACCCGGGTGCTTATTATGGATGAGCCAACAAATGGCCTGGATATTCCTTCAAAAAGTCAGTTCAGAAAACTGGTTTCATCGGTATTGGATAAAGACAGATTGATTCTGATTTCGACTCACCAGGTTCGTGATCTTGACAATCTCATTGATTCCATCATTATTCTGGAAGACAGCCAGATCTTGTTGCAGCACAGTCTCGACGTAGTTACTGAGCGGTTGTGTTTCGGCACACTAAGCAATGTCGAGTTTGACAATCGGGTTTTGTATTCAGAACCTTCTCTACGTGGCTATAAAGCTGTTTTCGAAAATTCTGAGCAGGAGGATAGCCGTGTTGATCTGGAATATCTGTTCAATGCGGTCATGGAAAATCCCGAAAGGATACGGAAAATTTTCAATAGCAAGTCATGA
- a CDS encoding GntR family transcriptional regulator, with amino-acid sequence MEFKDKQSIYLQIADYLCEQILLGKWPPGERIPSVRDLASALEVNPNTVMRTYDFLQTREIIFNKRGIGYSAEDNANEKILNYRKERFLESELPEFFKTLYLLNVSIEEIEARYSKFIAETYPVNS; translated from the coding sequence ATGGAATTTAAAGACAAACAGTCTATATACTTACAGATCGCCGACTACCTCTGCGAGCAGATATTACTTGGAAAATGGCCTCCTGGAGAGCGTATTCCCTCCGTCAGGGATTTAGCAAGTGCCTTAGAGGTTAACCCCAATACGGTCATGAGAACTTATGATTTTCTTCAAACCAGAGAAATTATATTTAATAAAAGGGGAATTGGGTATTCGGCAGAGGATAATGCAAATGAGAAGATCCTCAACTATCGAAAGGAAAGGTTTCTCGAAAGCGAGCTGCCCGAATTTTTCAAGACACTCTATCTTTTGAATGTAAGTATTGAAGAGATCGAAGCCCGATACTCCAAATTCATAGCAGAAACCTATCCAGTCAACAGTTAA
- a CDS encoding XdhC family protein, translating into MKEITDIIKSYELALVAGKKMALATVVHVEGSSYRRPGARMLVTDDGQLTGAISGGCLEGDALRKALLAISQQKNKLVTYDTTDENDTKLGVQLGCNGIVHILFEPIDKEQTNNPIELLKKAVAKRQNAILITLFSMHSRTSDQPGTCFLHLETDKEVVCNCEGQELYNVLLTESAEAYNKADSFFKTFDLGEKKQTVFAEYLNTPPSLVIAGAGNDIIPLVEMTSILGWDITVVDGRAGHATRQRFPKATQVLVSRAEDVLSHLKTDERTFFVLMTHNYNYDLSLLKQLIFLEECTYIGTLGPKKKLERMYTDMLAEGIMVSESQKTKIYGPVGLDIGAETSEEIALSVLAEIKTVLNKKSGLPLRDKSEPIHNRSDQQVKYSESDKEEFLCAVTTALP; encoded by the coding sequence ATGAAAGAGATCACGGACATCATCAAATCGTATGAACTAGCGCTGGTTGCCGGGAAGAAAATGGCACTGGCGACAGTGGTGCACGTAGAAGGTTCGTCGTACAGGCGCCCGGGCGCACGTATGCTCGTGACAGACGACGGGCAGCTAACAGGCGCGATCAGCGGTGGCTGCCTCGAAGGTGACGCATTGCGAAAAGCACTTCTGGCTATTTCTCAACAAAAAAACAAACTGGTTACCTACGATACCACCGATGAAAACGACACCAAACTAGGCGTCCAGCTGGGCTGCAATGGAATCGTACACATTCTATTTGAACCCATTGATAAAGAGCAAACTAACAACCCGATTGAGCTTCTAAAAAAAGCAGTAGCCAAACGACAGAATGCGATCCTGATCACATTGTTCTCCATGCATTCCAGGACCAGCGACCAGCCCGGAACCTGTTTTTTACATTTGGAAACTGACAAAGAGGTGGTCTGTAATTGCGAGGGGCAGGAACTGTATAATGTACTTTTAACAGAATCGGCAGAGGCTTATAATAAGGCGGATTCCTTTTTCAAAACATTCGATCTGGGCGAAAAAAAACAGACCGTATTTGCCGAGTACCTCAACACCCCGCCTTCACTCGTCATTGCGGGAGCCGGCAACGATATTATTCCATTGGTTGAAATGACCAGCATTCTGGGTTGGGACATTACTGTCGTGGATGGACGTGCCGGACATGCTACCAGGCAGCGTTTTCCGAAAGCTACTCAGGTTTTGGTTTCACGGGCCGAAGATGTTCTTTCGCATTTAAAGACCGATGAAAGAACTTTTTTTGTGCTGATGACCCATAATTACAACTATGACCTGTCATTACTCAAACAACTGATATTCCTCGAAGAATGCACCTATATCGGTACATTGGGTCCCAAAAAGAAGCTGGAAAGAATGTACACCGATATGCTCGCAGAGGGCATTATGGTTAGCGAATCGCAAAAAACAAAAATATACGGACCCGTTGGTCTGGACATTGGTGCTGAAACTTCCGAAGAAATTGCCCTGTCCGTGCTGGCAGAGATCAAAACGGTTCTGAACAAGAAAAGTGGGTTGCCGCTGCGTGACAAATCAGAGCCTATCCATAACCGGTCGGACCAGCAAGTAAAGTACTCCGAATCCGACAAGGAAGAGTTTCTTTGCGCAGTGACAACTGCACTTCCCTGA
- a CDS encoding SPFH domain-containing protein, giving the protein MMTLGRKIMIGVAAFVLLIIVVVIQPFTFENIDAGNVGIRINLYGTDKGVDNITLVTGRVWYNAWTTKIIEFPTYTQSVDYDSFVITTKDAAEFKVDPKLNYHINPDKVPQIYRQYRRPLGEIQQGFMKNTIYDAYRIVANSFTSDSVMSNREVFEDRVQNVLTKTLGKDGFIYDQLTSAITPPPSLRQMIDEKNTSIQARLKAENMAKQAEAEAKVIIARAEGQAKATLIKARAEAEANELRQKTITPLLIQQEWVAKWNGVLPTTNAGGASLMLGIK; this is encoded by the coding sequence ATGATGACTCTCGGTAGAAAAATTATGATTGGAGTTGCGGCATTTGTTCTTTTGATAATTGTCGTGGTGATTCAACCATTTACATTCGAAAATATTGATGCAGGAAATGTCGGGATCAGAATTAACTTGTACGGAACTGATAAAGGTGTAGATAATATCACATTGGTAACCGGCCGCGTGTGGTACAATGCGTGGACTACCAAAATCATTGAATTCCCTACTTATACACAGAGTGTTGACTATGATTCGTTTGTTATCACCACCAAAGACGCAGCGGAATTTAAAGTTGACCCAAAACTGAACTACCATATTAATCCTGACAAAGTCCCACAGATCTACCGCCAATACAGGAGACCGTTAGGAGAGATTCAGCAGGGTTTTATGAAAAATACCATTTACGACGCCTATCGCATCGTAGCCAATTCATTCACTTCCGACAGTGTAATGTCGAACAGGGAAGTGTTTGAGGACCGTGTTCAGAATGTATTGACGAAAACATTGGGAAAAGACGGATTCATTTACGACCAGTTAACCTCCGCGATTACGCCTCCTCCATCCCTTCGTCAGATGATCGATGAAAAGAATACTTCGATTCAGGCTAGACTGAAAGCGGAAAACATGGCAAAACAAGCGGAAGCAGAAGCGAAAGTGATCATTGCGCGGGCAGAAGGTCAGGCAAAAGCGACATTGATCAAGGCCCGGGCAGAAGCGGAAGCCAACGAACTTCGCCAGAAAACCATTACACCATTGCTGATCCAGCAAGAATGGGTCGCCAAATGGAATGGCGTACTGCCGACGACCAACGCCGGAGGTGCAAGTTTAATGCTGGGGATTAAGTAG
- a CDS encoding DUF2807 domain-containing protein produces MKASNILLAVLISMVLLITVGSNLVLKAEFDNIDRKNPYAGYKMESLKPFKHVKLEGKELGLTEIRQGDTYEIRMMPEHRYLDVDVVGDTLRLTYKRDGSPNGLTSAMKLNSVPSFYIFAPTITSVEAEDITWKLRDWKGENMLINQNGSGFGLVDNDIKNLNVQVSKGAFAKLEAKNAFGTANMAVKDSSTLLIEKDVLKTFNAKVDSSAHISLPGSLLRKMGPL; encoded by the coding sequence ATGAAAGCTAGCAATATTCTTTTGGCCGTGCTGATATCCATGGTTTTGCTCATCACCGTGGGTTCCAATTTGGTATTAAAGGCAGAATTTGACAATATAGATAGAAAGAATCCCTACGCGGGCTACAAAATGGAGTCTCTTAAACCTTTTAAACATGTAAAACTGGAAGGAAAGGAATTGGGCTTAACCGAGATACGGCAGGGCGACACGTACGAGATCAGAATGATGCCCGAACACCGTTATCTGGACGTGGACGTAGTGGGAGATACTTTGAGACTTACTTACAAAAGGGACGGATCACCTAATGGGCTAACTTCTGCAATGAAGCTCAACTCAGTGCCGTCATTCTACATTTTCGCGCCTACTATCACCAGTGTAGAGGCTGAAGATATTACCTGGAAATTACGAGATTGGAAAGGTGAAAACATGCTTATCAACCAAAATGGCAGCGGATTTGGCCTTGTCGACAATGACATCAAGAATTTGAATGTACAGGTCAGCAAAGGTGCTTTTGCCAAACTCGAAGCAAAGAATGCTTTCGGAACGGCAAACATGGCTGTAAAAGACAGCAGTACCCTGCTAATCGAAAAAGACGTTTTGAAGACGTTCAATGCAAAAGTTGATAGTTCAGCACATATCAGCCTACCCGGAAGCCTGCTCAGGAAGATGGGCCCACTATAG
- a CDS encoding YbcC family protein, with product MEAHKKSFDEHEVLHELKHFLPAQAPLKNFIHHNTLHAFQTFKFHDGLRRASEIFGYKVSLSIEEYRALFNAKRITQDILEKVLLEKKGASNTIEWRDKVLFKKFLPSASPRIGALKANWMRQYRIDLDSVVHPILFRILCSYLDQGISIWNFPVREKGFLASIREMEENSFVSIFKTNRAKNLLLYTECSISDLLAVVVGDESLYEQYLFDQQFAHQGWSGMVSAIEDQPETLLDTRKITLHDLICFELLLEIDALDRHFKENWTPLAGKITEKPVELFTEVAATEMSEVISIWQEAFEWTYYDQVLAAIKNQKKEIKAIEAKTFQAIFCIDDREGSLRRCLEEFDPQCETFGTPGFFGVEFYYQPEEGKFYTKVCPAPVTPKYLIKEIGSTTKRTQDAHFSKHSHSFRSGWLVSKTLGFWSAFKLAAHIFRPSVTPAAASYLKHMDRFSKLTIENKSLDDRENGLQIGFTIEEMADRVESVLKSIGLVKNFAPIVYVIGHGSSSVNNPHYAAYDCAACAGRAGSVNSRVLSYMANSDSVRTILHSRGITIPPETQFVGGLHDTTRDEVVFYDETSLSPANHEGHKINEAVLMKALDYNAKERSRRFEFIDTSLSPQKIHCKMRLRSLSLFEPRPELNHATNALCIIGRRNLTKNLFLDRRAFMNSYDYSIDPEGNYLFNVLKTAAPVCGGINLEYFFSRVDNHKLGAGTKLAHNVMGLFGVANGIDGDLRPGLPSEMIEIHDPVRLLFIVEQFPEVILNVIQRLYAVYEWFINEWIHLVAANPETHELSVFKNGEFVPYSTRLFHTLKILAIGG from the coding sequence ATGGAAGCTCACAAAAAATCTTTCGACGAACATGAGGTACTGCACGAGTTGAAGCATTTTTTACCAGCCCAGGCTCCCCTGAAAAACTTTATCCACCACAATACACTTCATGCTTTTCAAACCTTCAAATTTCATGACGGGCTTCGGAGAGCATCTGAAATATTTGGCTACAAGGTTTCTCTTTCCATTGAAGAGTACCGTGCGCTTTTCAATGCAAAAAGAATCACGCAGGACATTCTTGAAAAAGTATTGTTGGAGAAAAAAGGTGCCAGCAACACGATAGAGTGGCGTGACAAGGTGCTGTTTAAGAAATTTCTGCCGTCTGCATCGCCCAGGATCGGCGCTTTGAAGGCTAACTGGATGCGACAGTACCGCATCGATCTGGATTCAGTCGTTCATCCCATTCTGTTCCGTATACTCTGCAGCTATCTCGATCAGGGCATTTCTATCTGGAATTTTCCGGTGCGCGAAAAAGGTTTTCTGGCCTCGATCCGTGAAATGGAGGAAAATAGCTTTGTGAGTATTTTCAAAACCAACAGAGCTAAAAACCTGCTCTTGTATACTGAATGTTCCATTTCAGACCTGCTGGCGGTTGTAGTCGGCGACGAATCGCTCTACGAACAATATCTCTTCGATCAGCAATTCGCCCATCAGGGATGGTCCGGCATGGTTTCTGCCATTGAAGACCAACCGGAAACTTTGCTCGATACCAGAAAAATCACACTGCACGACCTCATTTGTTTCGAACTGCTTTTAGAAATCGACGCGCTGGACAGGCATTTCAAAGAGAACTGGACGCCACTCGCCGGCAAAATCACTGAAAAACCGGTTGAATTGTTTACAGAAGTAGCTGCTACTGAAATGAGCGAAGTCATAAGTATCTGGCAGGAAGCTTTTGAATGGACCTACTATGACCAGGTTCTTGCAGCCATTAAAAATCAGAAAAAAGAGATCAAGGCCATTGAAGCCAAAACTTTTCAGGCCATATTCTGCATCGATGATCGTGAAGGATCCCTGCGCCGGTGCCTCGAAGAATTTGATCCGCAATGCGAAACATTCGGCACGCCCGGTTTTTTCGGAGTTGAGTTTTACTACCAGCCGGAAGAAGGCAAGTTCTATACCAAAGTTTGCCCTGCACCGGTAACCCCAAAATATTTGATCAAAGAAATAGGCTCCACTACCAAACGAACGCAAGATGCGCATTTCAGTAAGCATTCGCATTCTTTCCGCAGCGGCTGGCTCGTTTCAAAGACACTTGGATTCTGGTCGGCGTTTAAGCTGGCGGCCCATATTTTCAGGCCTTCTGTCACGCCCGCCGCTGCTTCGTATCTGAAACATATGGACCGATTTTCGAAATTGACCATTGAAAATAAAAGCCTCGACGATCGAGAAAATGGCTTGCAGATCGGTTTTACGATTGAAGAAATGGCGGACCGTGTGGAGAGTGTTTTGAAAAGCATCGGTCTCGTCAAGAATTTTGCACCGATCGTATATGTGATCGGACATGGGTCGAGCAGTGTGAATAACCCACATTATGCTGCATACGATTGCGCTGCATGTGCCGGAAGAGCAGGTTCTGTCAACTCTCGAGTGCTTTCGTATATGGCCAATAGCGATTCGGTGCGCACGATCCTGCATTCACGTGGCATTACAATCCCTCCCGAAACGCAGTTTGTGGGAGGCTTGCACGACACCACCCGCGATGAGGTCGTATTTTATGACGAGACGTCACTTTCGCCTGCAAATCACGAAGGTCATAAGATCAATGAGGCGGTATTGATGAAAGCGTTGGACTATAATGCAAAGGAACGTTCAAGGAGATTTGAATTCATCGATACGAGCCTGAGTCCACAAAAAATCCACTGCAAGATGCGTTTGAGATCGTTATCGTTGTTCGAGCCGCGTCCCGAGCTGAACCACGCGACCAATGCCCTGTGCATTATTGGAAGAAGGAATTTGACCAAAAACCTGTTCCTGGATCGTCGTGCATTCATGAATTCGTACGATTACTCGATCGATCCCGAGGGCAATTATTTGTTCAATGTATTGAAAACAGCTGCGCCGGTTTGCGGCGGTATCAATCTTGAATATTTCTTTTCACGTGTCGACAATCACAAACTGGGTGCCGGTACAAAGCTCGCGCATAATGTAATGGGGCTCTTCGGTGTCGCCAATGGCATTGACGGCGACCTTCGTCCGGGACTTCCCAGTGAGATGATCGAAATACACGATCCGGTGCGGTTACTCTTCATTGTCGAGCAATTCCCCGAAGTAATCCTCAACGTGATCCAGCGGCTTTACGCCGTGTACGAATGGTTTATCAATGAATGGATACACCTGGTAGCCGCTAACCCGGAAACACATGAGCTTTCAGTTTTTAAAAACGGTGAGTTTGTTCCTTATTCTACCCGTTTATTCCATACATTAAAGATCTTAGCTATCGGCGGTTAG
- a CDS encoding cysteine desulfurase family protein codes for MALKLPVYLDNNATTPMDPRVLDEMLPYFSEKFGNAASKTHSFGWEAEEAVDIAREQVAALVGAHPQEIIFTSGATEAVNLAVKGVCDNVAGSDHHIITVVTEHKAVLDTCKHIEKTGGNVTYLPVKPNGLISLKELESAITENTILIAVMYANNETGVIQPIREIAAIARKYGILFLSDATQAVGKIPVNVQMDSIDLMAFSAHKLYGPKGVGALYVRKKNPSVTLTAQIDGGGHERNMRSGTLNVPGIVGFGKACEICSNEMAADSKRLSKLRNAFEVELLVLNDISINGEDIPRLPHATNISFGYVDGEKMIFEAGSDIAFSRSSACTSATLEPSYVLKAMGISDEAIHHSFRFSFGRFTTEDQTNHAIKVISKIVKEHRHERDHGHHQIV; via the coding sequence ATGGCCTTAAAGCTGCCCGTTTACCTGGATAACAATGCAACCACGCCCATGGACCCCAGGGTACTGGACGAAATGCTACCCTACTTTTCTGAAAAATTCGGTAATGCAGCCAGCAAAACCCATTCTTTTGGCTGGGAAGCTGAGGAAGCTGTGGACATTGCAAGAGAGCAGGTGGCCGCGCTGGTCGGTGCGCATCCTCAGGAAATCATCTTTACGTCCGGTGCGACCGAAGCTGTAAACCTGGCTGTTAAAGGAGTTTGTGATAATGTGGCCGGCAGTGATCATCACATTATCACGGTCGTTACCGAGCATAAAGCAGTGTTGGACACCTGTAAGCACATTGAAAAAACAGGCGGAAACGTTACTTACCTGCCCGTCAAACCCAATGGCCTCATCAGCCTGAAAGAATTGGAAAGCGCGATAACCGAAAACACCATTCTCATCGCGGTAATGTATGCCAACAATGAAACCGGTGTTATTCAACCGATCAGGGAAATTGCGGCAATTGCGAGGAAATACGGGATACTGTTCCTTTCCGACGCCACGCAAGCTGTTGGGAAAATACCCGTTAATGTACAAATGGATAGTATCGACCTCATGGCATTCAGTGCGCACAAGCTGTACGGACCGAAAGGTGTCGGAGCATTGTATGTGAGGAAGAAAAATCCTTCGGTGACATTAACAGCCCAGATCGATGGCGGCGGACACGAACGCAACATGCGCAGCGGCACACTCAATGTGCCTGGAATTGTGGGTTTTGGAAAAGCCTGTGAAATTTGCAGTAACGAAATGGCTGCCGATAGCAAAAGGCTTTCAAAGCTGCGGAATGCATTTGAGGTAGAACTGCTGGTTTTAAATGATATCAGTATCAATGGAGAAGATATTCCAAGGTTACCGCATGCTACCAACATTTCATTTGGATATGTGGACGGCGAAAAAATGATTTTCGAGGCCGGCAGCGACATTGCTTTTTCACGTAGCTCCGCCTGTACCTCAGCTACATTGGAACCAAGTTATGTATTGAAAGCAATGGGGATTTCGGACGAGGCGATCCATCATTCATTCCGGTTTAGTTTTGGTAGATTTACTACCGAAGATCAAACCAACCATGCCATTAAGGTAATTTCAAAAATTGTAAAGGAACATCGTCATGAAAGAGATCACGGACATCATCAAATCGTATGA